One part of the Ornithodoros turicata isolate Travis chromosome 2, ASM3712646v1, whole genome shotgun sequence genome encodes these proteins:
- the LOC135384938 gene encoding uncharacterized protein LOC135384938 has translation MERVKYKRAARRAQATKLCNEVAELRADLTVTDVTLKALLGNLQTADVALRAVNDEIEPLFGVEELQEEYQGAISYEEKTVKAIVEIQSRLDELRLDPVQTQSGVNPGQSQSGVKLPKLKLQTFSGELTNWISFWEQYRRAVDENARLAKSEKFQYLRTLLKGDAASAIRGLQATAACYDDAIDILKQRFGNTTRIEREHLSRLRKLPPVK, from the coding sequence ATGGAGCGGGTCAAGTACAAGAGAGCGGCCAGAAGGGCTCAAGCAACGAAGCTCTGCAACGAGGTTGCTGAACTCAGAGCGGACTTAACAGTGACGGACGTAACGCTGAAAGCACTCTTGGGCAACCTTCAGACTGCCGACGTAGCCCTTCGAGCGGTGAACGACGAAATCGAGCCTCTGTTTGGAGTAGAGGAGCTTCAAGAGGAGTATCAGGGCGCAATCAGCTACGAAGAGAAGACCGTAAAAGCCATAGTGGAGATCCAGTCACGTTTGGATGAGTTGAGACTGGACCCTGTGCAGACACAGAGCGGAGTCAACCCTGGGCAGTCGCAGAGCGGAGTCAAACTCCCGAAGTTGAAGCTCCAAACTTTCTCAGGCGAGTTGACAAACTGGATATCTTTTTGGGAGCAGTATCGTAGGGCAGTTGATGAGAACGCAAGGTTGGCGAAGAGTGAGAAATTTCAATACTTGAGGACCTTGTTGAAAGGAGATGCAGCATCAGCTATTCGAGGTCTACAGGCAACAGCGGCATGCTATGACGATGCTATAGACATACTTAAGCAGCGTTTCGGGAATACAACCCGGATAGAACGTGAGCACCTGTCAAGGTTACGAAAACTCCCACCAGTGAAGTAG